CCAGGGCCCGCGATGCCGCGATGGCCATGCGTATCACCGCGCCGGACCTGCTGGATCTGAAGATCATCGACCGCATCGTGCCCGAGCCTGTCGGCGGGGCCCATGCCGACCGGGAGACCACCCTGGCCAATGTGGGCGATGCGTTGTCCGAAGAGCTGCAGGCCATGGACGGACTGTCGCCAGCGGAGCTGCGGGCCCGCCGGGCCGAGCGCTTCTACGCCATCGGCCGCCTCGGCTGATCGGCACACGCCGCCAGCGTTAACCGGACATCGACGTCCCGGCCTCATTGTAGGCGTATGGGAACTCGTTCAGCTTCAGGCGTCGCGTAATGGCGGGTGTCGGCGAGGCGCTGCGCGACAGCGCCATTTTCAACCTGAGCTCTGCGGTGACCATGGTCATCGACGACTCGAGTTTTGCGCTCGAACTGACGACCCAGGCCCTGTTGGGTTTTGGCATCAAGGTGAAGTACGCCTGTCATTCCGCCGAAGAAGCCATCGAAATCCTGAGGGATTCTGATGTCGACCTGATTGTGGTCGATGCGGATATGCCGGGCATGAGCGGGTTCGATCTCGTGCGCTGGCTGCGGCGTTCCAATCTGGATCCGAACGCCTTTGCGCCGGTCATACTGATGGCCGCCCATGTCCGCCGAAAGCATTTGAACCAGGCGCGCGACTGCGGGGCCAACTTCCTGGTCACCAAGCCGTTCAGCGCCACGACCCTGCTGGAACGTGTTGTCTGGGTGGCGCGAGACCAGCGGCCATTCCTGGGTGTCGGCGACTATTTTGGGCCAGATCGTCGTTTCCGCGAGGGCGACCGGCGCGACGGCGAGGAACGCCGGGCCGATTATATCCGCAGAGCCGAGTTCGAGGCTGAAAAGGCGGCACAGCCGGCTTCGGAGGAAACGCGATGAGTGTCGTCACATGGACGCCGCGGAAGTCGCGCCTGTCGCAACTGGTCGATTCCCCCGGGGGTGTCAGCGTAGGTGCCGCCCTGGCTGCCGCCCGGGAACATCTGGCTGCCCTGGAACCGCGCAGCCTGGAAATCGTCGCAGACCACGTCGCCAAGCTGAAGGCGCTGGCACCGCCTGCCGCCGAGATCGAGATCGCGTCGCGCCTGGAGGCGGCCTATCAGGCTGCATCCGGCGTGATCGATGCGGCGGGGCCTTTCGAGCGGCGCGACCTGTGCGCGGCCGCCACCAGCCTGTGTGACGTCATCGATGCCACGCCGTCCGACACCACCATCGACTGGCGCATCATCCGGGTGCACGCCCGCGCGCTGGAACTGATGCTCATCCTGCCTTCCGATGCCGTGGTTGAGCGGGAGAAGGTGCTGAACGGCCTGGCGGAGGTGCGTGCCCGCAAGGTTCAGTCGGGCGGCTGAACCCCCGTTCGAGCCCCGCGGGTCTGTTTGCGCCAAAGCGCAGCATATTCGCCGCCCTGCCGCGCGACGAGTTCGTGATGCGCGCCCCGCTCGACGATCCGGCCCGCCTTGAGCACCAGGATCTGGTCCGCGTCGGCAATGGTCGACAGGCGGTGAGCCACGACCAGCGTCGTGCGGCCTGCCCGCGCACGGCGCAGGGTTTTCTGGATCGCAGCCTCGGTACGGCTGTCCAATGCGCTGGTCGCCTCATCCAGGATCAGCACGCATGGATCGGCCAGCAAGGCCCGCGCAATGCCGACCCGTTGGCGTTCGCCGCCAGACAGTTTCAGCCCCCGTTCGCCGACGCGCGTCATCATGCCGTCCGGGAGCTCGCGGATGAAGTCCGCCAGCTCGGCGGCTTCCGCTGCCGCCCAGATGGCCGCGTCGCCAGCG
The genomic region above belongs to Brevundimonas vitisensis and contains:
- a CDS encoding chemotaxis protein CheE; translation: MSVVTWTPRKSRLSQLVDSPGGVSVGAALAAAREHLAALEPRSLEIVADHVAKLKALAPPAAEIEIASRLEAAYQAASGVIDAAGPFERRDLCAAATSLCDVIDATPSDTTIDWRIIRVHARALELMLILPSDAVVEREKVLNGLAEVRARKVQSGG
- a CDS encoding response regulator, which translates into the protein MAGVGEALRDSAIFNLSSAVTMVIDDSSFALELTTQALLGFGIKVKYACHSAEEAIEILRDSDVDLIVVDADMPGMSGFDLVRWLRRSNLDPNAFAPVILMAAHVRRKHLNQARDCGANFLVTKPFSATTLLERVVWVARDQRPFLGVGDYFGPDRRFREGDRRDGEERRADYIRRAEFEAEKAAQPASEETR